From Lysobacter silvisoli, the proteins below share one genomic window:
- a CDS encoding FHA domain-containing protein yields the protein MPARLIAYPPEAAAITRWVAAGGRLRIGRAADCDLALEHSSVSRNHAELQHDGEHWQLRDLGSKNGSYADGIAVEQAPLRGPAWLRFGDVHCDFAEFTDQQSAGLRARQQQRRDFSLALTRRVEAQADHERLPDEVLRGVVELADCSRGFLLLAADGDDYAVRASVHLDPNQLGARVFGGSVGAVRRALSTRAPVVVNEVARSDWATERASIVDSGLKSLICLPLLDGPRTLGAIYADRRTAGEPITQFDLELLSAFAESAALWLLARRAVAELDDAPRWSTLVGGPAHTLP from the coding sequence ATGCCGGCGCGCCTGATCGCCTATCCGCCCGAAGCCGCCGCGATCACCCGCTGGGTGGCCGCGGGCGGCCGCCTGCGCATCGGCCGCGCCGCCGACTGCGACCTGGCGCTGGAGCATTCCTCGGTCTCGCGCAACCACGCCGAACTGCAGCACGACGGCGAGCATTGGCAGCTGCGCGACCTGGGCAGCAAGAACGGCAGCTACGCCGACGGCATCGCCGTGGAGCAGGCGCCGCTGCGGGGGCCGGCGTGGCTGCGCTTCGGCGACGTGCACTGCGACTTCGCCGAATTCACCGACCAGCAAAGCGCGGGCTTGCGCGCGCGCCAGCAGCAGCGCCGCGATTTCTCGCTGGCGCTGACCCGCCGGGTCGAGGCCCAGGCCGATCACGAACGACTGCCCGATGAAGTGCTGCGCGGCGTGGTCGAACTGGCCGACTGCAGCCGCGGCTTCCTGCTGCTGGCCGCCGACGGCGACGACTACGCGGTGCGCGCCAGCGTGCACCTGGACCCCAATCAGCTCGGCGCACGCGTGTTCGGCGGCAGTGTGGGCGCGGTACGGCGCGCGCTGTCCACGCGCGCGCCGGTGGTGGTCAACGAAGTCGCGCGCAGCGACTGGGCGACCGAGCGCGCCTCCATCGTCGACAGCGGCCTGAAAAGCCTGATCTGCCTGCCGCTGCTGGACGGCCCGCGCACCTTGGGCGCGATCTACGCCGATCGGCGCACAGCGGGCGAACCGATCACCCAGTTCGACCTGGAACTGCTCAGCGCCTTCGCCGAGAGCGCGGCGCTGTGGCTGCTCGCGCGCCGCGCGGTGGCCGAACTCGACGATGCGCCGCGCTGGAGCACCCTGGTCGGCGGCCCGGCGCACACCCTGCCATGA
- a CDS encoding serine/threonine-protein kinase, protein MTDSNAPTTTGLYAQQRLAPGTVLAGRFRIEAVLGVGGMGVVYRATDLTLDVPIALKLLRPELATRADAFERFRQELLMARQVSSPRVVRIHDLAQHDGQWLIGMDYIDGEALDRKLDREGPLPIEDVIRIARQVAEGLAAAHARGVIHRDLKPANVLVDRAGDASITDFGVARSLASTGLTQSGAVVGTPDYLSPEQARGETVDARSDLYALGLILYEMLSGAIPFAGGTVHEVLAQRMLRAPAPVGEKRPQTPPWLARLTDRLLRPQPAHRLQSAQQVIAVLDQRKLARDYRPSRRAWWAVAAVLALAVAGGNLWWRTQHNAAVPAGVAAVAPLHRLLVLPVDAPDDAVPVQRRTALAAQLRNALAAIPGYAVVDEDRSQQALRQLDPTGSARLDADALRRTVGADRMLHVVLRRDGSAWIADAELLDAAGRAHRSAGRGADPLAAFAALPADAGFRRDLGLSASPTLPLPPPKALDAYGQGLLARQDSAPVDALAAFRSAADAAPSFAPAWLGAAESAQAIGDLDAAYDAIERGQRALGDAPASLRRRYAAERALLDGDAAAAAGAWREQLKATPDDTRAELELGRALGAGGDFAAAVAQLLALTARDANDPRAWYELGKFSILHGQARRAVDDYLVRALVLYKRSGNRYGEAETVNALGIGYSRLGQNDHAQEQYRKAVELRRAVGNRRGLATSLRNLGNVLSLSGRYDEAAASLQQARELHLALDDRHGLAAVDNELGLLAEERGDYTAALTAFRAALQGWQQTGDEQGTAQALNDIGFAQYQLGAYDDAQAYLLQSSAAYEKLGDQTGRIRSQQNLGQLATARGQWNAAREQLQRTLGDAEREQMVEEAAVSRRNLAELDLLQGRYDQALEQSGKAEALFRQRQDPRGVADAGLLRAQTLFAAGAAVQAGKALEALAQSVAQAPPEQRGLDALLRAELARHGGDAKSAAQRLQEARRLAQASGARLLRLQVALEAMRQGQHEPDLDARTATLGHAALRLGWAETAIEQALAARRYDDAVKRYRSVLPLLRRGDYAGAFRLHELGASALAQAGDAGAATAAREDALAALQRVRAHLPDALRAGFDASPRIARLDPPRQR, encoded by the coding sequence ATGACCGATTCCAACGCGCCCACCACCACCGGCTTGTATGCGCAGCAGCGGCTGGCGCCGGGCACGGTCCTGGCCGGGCGCTTCCGGATCGAGGCGGTGCTGGGCGTGGGCGGCATGGGCGTGGTCTACCGCGCCACCGATCTCACCTTGGACGTACCGATCGCGCTCAAGCTGCTGCGCCCGGAACTGGCCACGCGCGCCGACGCCTTCGAGCGCTTCCGCCAGGAACTGCTGATGGCGCGGCAGGTGTCCAGCCCGCGCGTGGTGCGCATCCACGACCTCGCCCAGCACGACGGCCAGTGGCTGATCGGCATGGACTATATCGACGGCGAGGCGCTGGACCGCAAGCTAGACCGCGAAGGCCCGCTGCCGATCGAGGATGTCATCCGCATCGCCCGCCAGGTCGCCGAAGGCCTGGCCGCAGCGCACGCGCGCGGCGTCATCCACCGCGACCTCAAGCCGGCCAACGTGCTGGTGGACCGCGCCGGCGACGCCAGCATCACCGACTTCGGCGTGGCCCGCTCGCTGGCCAGCACCGGCCTGACCCAATCCGGCGCCGTGGTCGGCACGCCCGACTATCTCTCGCCCGAACAGGCGCGCGGCGAAACCGTGGACGCGCGCAGCGACCTGTACGCGCTGGGCCTGATCCTCTACGAAATGCTCAGCGGCGCGATCCCGTTCGCCGGCGGCACCGTGCACGAGGTGCTGGCCCAGCGCATGCTGCGCGCACCCGCGCCGGTCGGGGAAAAACGCCCGCAAACGCCGCCCTGGCTCGCGCGCCTGACCGACCGTCTGCTGCGCCCGCAACCGGCGCACCGGCTGCAGAGCGCGCAGCAGGTCATCGCCGTGCTCGACCAGCGCAAGCTGGCGCGCGATTACCGCCCCAGCCGGCGCGCGTGGTGGGCGGTGGCGGCGGTGCTGGCGCTGGCCGTCGCCGGCGGCAACCTGTGGTGGCGCACCCAGCACAACGCGGCCGTGCCTGCCGGCGTGGCGGCGGTGGCGCCGCTGCACCGCCTGCTGGTGCTGCCGGTCGATGCGCCCGACGACGCGGTACCGGTGCAGCGCCGCACCGCCCTGGCCGCGCAACTGCGCAACGCCCTGGCGGCGATACCCGGCTATGCCGTGGTCGATGAAGACCGCAGCCAGCAGGCGCTGCGCCAGCTCGACCCCACCGGCAGCGCGCGCCTGGACGCCGACGCCTTGCGCCGCACCGTCGGCGCCGACCGCATGCTGCACGTGGTGCTGCGCCGCGACGGCAGCGCCTGGATCGCCGATGCCGAACTGCTGGACGCCGCCGGCCGCGCGCACCGCAGCGCCGGCCGCGGCGCCGACCCGCTGGCCGCGTTCGCCGCGCTGCCGGCCGATGCCGGCTTCCGCCGCGACCTGGGCCTGAGCGCCTCGCCGACCCTGCCGCTGCCGCCGCCCAAGGCCCTGGACGCCTACGGCCAGGGCCTGCTCGCGCGCCAGGACAGCGCGCCGGTGGACGCGCTGGCCGCCTTCCGCAGCGCCGCCGATGCGGCGCCGAGCTTCGCCCCGGCCTGGCTGGGCGCGGCCGAATCGGCTCAGGCCATCGGCGACCTGGACGCCGCCTACGACGCGATCGAGCGCGGCCAGCGCGCGCTCGGCGATGCGCCCGCCTCGCTGCGCCGCCGCTACGCCGCCGAACGCGCCCTGCTCGACGGCGACGCCGCCGCGGCGGCCGGCGCCTGGCGCGAACAACTCAAGGCCACGCCCGACGACACCCGCGCCGAACTGGAACTGGGCCGCGCGCTCGGCGCCGGCGGCGACTTCGCCGCCGCGGTCGCGCAGTTGCTGGCGCTGACCGCTCGCGACGCCAACGACCCGCGTGCCTGGTACGAACTGGGCAAGTTCTCGATCCTGCACGGCCAGGCGCGGCGCGCGGTCGACGACTACCTGGTGCGCGCGCTGGTGCTGTATAAGCGCAGCGGCAACCGCTACGGCGAGGCCGAAACCGTCAACGCCCTGGGCATCGGCTACAGCCGCCTGGGCCAGAACGATCACGCCCAGGAGCAGTACCGCAAGGCGGTGGAACTGCGCCGCGCGGTCGGCAACCGCCGCGGCCTGGCCACCAGCCTGCGCAACCTGGGCAACGTGCTGTCGCTGTCGGGCCGCTACGACGAAGCCGCCGCCAGCCTGCAGCAGGCGCGCGAACTGCACCTGGCCCTGGACGACCGCCACGGCCTGGCCGCGGTCGACAACGAACTGGGCCTGCTGGCCGAGGAACGCGGCGACTACACCGCCGCGCTGACCGCGTTCCGCGCCGCCTTGCAGGGCTGGCAGCAGACCGGCGACGAACAAGGCACCGCGCAGGCGCTCAACGACATCGGCTTCGCCCAATACCAGCTCGGCGCCTACGACGACGCCCAGGCCTACCTGCTGCAGTCCTCGGCCGCGTACGAAAAACTCGGCGATCAGACCGGCCGCATCCGCAGCCAGCAGAACCTGGGCCAGCTAGCGACCGCGCGCGGACAGTGGAACGCCGCACGCGAACAACTGCAGCGCACGCTCGGCGATGCCGAACGCGAGCAGATGGTCGAGGAAGCCGCGGTCAGCCGCCGCAACCTGGCCGAACTGGATCTGCTGCAAGGCCGCTACGACCAGGCGCTGGAGCAGTCGGGCAAGGCCGAGGCGCTGTTCCGCCAGCGCCAGGACCCGCGCGGCGTCGCCGACGCCGGCCTGCTGCGCGCGCAAACCTTGTTCGCCGCCGGCGCCGCCGTCCAGGCCGGCAAGGCGCTGGAAGCGCTGGCCCAGTCGGTGGCGCAGGCGCCGCCCGAACAGCGCGGCCTGGACGCGCTGCTGCGCGCCGAACTCGCGCGCCATGGCGGCGACGCCAAGTCCGCCGCGCAGCGGTTGCAGGAAGCGCGGCGCCTGGCCCAGGCCTCGGGCGCGCGGCTGCTGCGCCTGCAAGTGGCGCTGGAAGCCATGCGCCAGGGCCAGCACGAGCCCGACCTGGACGCGCGCACCGCCACCCTGGGCCATGCCGCGCTGCGCCTGGGCTGGGCCGAAACCGCGATCGAACAGGCCCTGGCCGCGCGCCGCTACGACGATGCGGTCAAACGCTACCGCAGCGTGCTGCCGCTGCTGCGCCGCGGCGACTACGCCGGCGCGTTCCGCCTGCACGAACTGGGCGCCAGCGCGCTGGCCCAGGCCGGCGACGCCGGCGCGGCCACCGCCGCGCGCGAGGACGCGCTGGCCGCGCTGCAGCGCGTGCGCGCGCACCTGCCCGACGCGCTGCGCGCGGGCTTCGACGCCTCGCCGCGGATCGCGCGGCTGGACCCGCCACGCCAGCGCTGA
- a CDS encoding sensor histidine kinase, protein MDELADLRHQYRELLERLERNEREFRRLGRAVWRVQEDERRRLARELHDGIGQNLTVLKHRLGQLDQALPPGDGDARNTLAAALALCGDTLQDTRELSRLLRPPILDDLGLEAALRWLVRSQAETSGAAIDLDIAPLPALDGEVQTLLFRVAQEALNNAAKHAQARHVHVQLAMREGGVQLLVQDDGRGCDPDQVLHSGGSGLGGMRERLRLYGGLLQLRSVPGEGLRLSARVPLAPA, encoded by the coding sequence ATGGACGAGCTCGCCGACCTGCGCCACCAGTACCGCGAGCTGCTCGAGCGCCTGGAGCGCAACGAACGCGAATTCCGCCGCCTGGGCCGCGCGGTGTGGCGGGTGCAGGAAGACGAGCGCCGACGCCTGGCGCGCGAGCTGCACGACGGCATCGGCCAGAACCTGACCGTGCTCAAGCATCGCCTCGGCCAGCTCGACCAAGCCCTGCCGCCCGGCGACGGCGACGCCCGCAATACCCTGGCCGCGGCCCTGGCGCTGTGCGGCGATACCCTGCAGGACACCCGCGAACTCTCGCGCCTGCTGCGCCCGCCCATCCTCGACGACCTGGGCCTGGAAGCCGCGCTGCGCTGGCTGGTGCGCAGCCAGGCCGAGACCAGCGGCGCGGCCATCGACCTGGACATCGCGCCGCTGCCGGCGCTGGACGGCGAAGTGCAGACCCTGCTGTTCCGTGTCGCTCAGGAAGCCCTGAACAACGCCGCCAAGCACGCGCAGGCGCGCCATGTGCACGTGCAACTGGCGATGCGCGAAGGCGGCGTGCAGCTGCTGGTGCAGGACGACGGCCGCGGCTGCGACCCCGACCAGGTCCTGCACAGCGGCGGCAGCGGCCTGGGCGGCATGCGCGAGCGCCTGCGCCTTTATGGTGGCCTGCTGCAGCTGCGCAGCGTGCCAGGCGAAGGCCTGCGCCTGAGCGCGCGCGTGCCCTTGGCGCCGGCCTGA
- a CDS encoding response regulator, with translation MGTKTVRVLIADDHTMVRESLVGLLQADGDVQVVAQAADGLETLEKAVATRPDVVITDISMPRLNGIEVVRRLCEALPDTRVLVLTMHQENEYVLQAVRVGASGYMVKDSAASELLAAVRGVHAGHGYFGPQAARALAEQLQHPERDLGDPYGRLTAREREVFHLIAEGHTTKEIARELSISVKTAENHRARVLAKLDVRNTAELVRYALRKGLVD, from the coding sequence ATGGGGACCAAGACCGTGCGCGTACTGATCGCCGACGACCACACCATGGTTCGCGAGAGCCTGGTCGGCCTGCTCCAGGCCGATGGCGACGTCCAGGTGGTGGCGCAGGCCGCCGACGGCCTGGAGACCCTGGAAAAAGCCGTGGCCACCCGCCCGGACGTGGTCATCACCGACATCTCCATGCCGCGCTTGAACGGCATCGAGGTGGTCCGCCGGCTGTGCGAGGCCCTGCCCGACACCCGCGTGCTGGTGCTGACCATGCACCAGGAAAACGAGTACGTGCTGCAAGCCGTGCGCGTGGGCGCCTCAGGCTACATGGTCAAGGACAGCGCCGCCTCCGAACTGCTGGCCGCGGTGCGCGGCGTGCACGCCGGCCACGGCTATTTCGGCCCGCAGGCCGCGCGCGCGCTGGCCGAACAGCTGCAACATCCCGAGCGCGACCTGGGCGATCCCTACGGCCGCCTGACCGCGCGCGAACGCGAGGTCTTCCACCTGATCGCCGAAGGCCACACCACCAAGGAAATCGCGCGCGAGCTGTCGATCAGCGTCAAGACCGCCGAGAACCACCGCGCGCGGGTGCTGGCCAAGCTGGACGTGCGCAATACCGCGGAGCTGGTGCGGTATGCGCTGCGCAAGGGGTTGGTGGACTGA
- a CDS encoding LEA type 2 family protein: MRWTRGLALALCALILAACTGGPVKRVSEPAARIQQLTVRADGSWSAELRIENFSSIPMRFDRFDLALSLGEDAAGRLQGTPALSIGPESADVVVVTLQPNGPAKLAIADALSARRSVSYTLKGSLTATPDEKKQRDFDVQRSSALSPAPGLPGVLR; this comes from the coding sequence ATGCGTTGGACTCGTGGATTGGCCCTGGCGCTGTGCGCGCTGATCCTGGCCGCCTGTACCGGCGGGCCGGTCAAGCGCGTGTCCGAGCCGGCCGCACGGATCCAGCAGCTCACCGTGCGCGCCGACGGCAGCTGGTCGGCGGAACTGCGGATCGAGAACTTCAGCAGCATCCCCATGCGCTTCGACCGCTTCGACCTGGCCCTGAGCCTGGGCGAGGACGCCGCCGGCCGCCTGCAGGGCACGCCGGCGCTGTCGATCGGCCCGGAATCGGCCGACGTGGTCGTGGTGACCCTGCAACCCAACGGCCCGGCCAAGCTGGCCATCGCCGACGCGCTGTCGGCGCGCCGCAGCGTGTCCTACACGCTCAAGGGCAGTCTGACCGCCACCCCCGACGAAAAGAAGCAGCGCGACTTCGACGTGCAGCGCAGCAGCGCGCTGAGCCCCGCGCCGGGCCTGCCCGGCGTGCTGCGCTGA
- a CDS encoding acyl-CoA dehydrogenase C-terminal domain-containing protein has translation MSTYKAPLADMRFALFDVLDAETQFQRMGFADASRDVLDAVLEEGARFTETVLAPLNRVGDEIGCSYDKASGAVTTPPGFKQAYAQYVEGGWAGLVSPTEFGGQGLPHAAGVPLKEMIDAANLAWGNFPLLSHGATEALLHHGEAWQQEVFLKPLVEGRWTGTMCLTEPHCGTDLGLLKTRAEPQDDGSYAVTGTKIFITAGEHDFTDNIVHLVLARLPDAPAGSKGISLFLVPKVRVARDGTLGGANAVRCGALEHKMGIHGSATCVMNFDGAQGYLIGQPHKGLMAMFTMMNTARLAVGLQGLGLSDRALQNGLNYARERLQMRALSGAKFPDKPADPIIVHPDVRRMLLTCKALVEGGRVMGYHGALLVDVAHHASDAAERERADALVGFMTPIVKACLTEWGVECTYHALQCYGGHGYIAEHGMEQLARDARITTLYEGTTGIQALDLLGRKVMQQQGAGLRAMLEDIETFCAANAGNAAVAEFIGPLREQAAQWQQLTMKIGQRAVADADEVGAAAYDYLMYSGYVALAYWWARSVAAAEASAQTQAFKDGKRETARFYYARILPRTLAHAQAIAAPLSTLTALDADAFDA, from the coding sequence ATGAGCACTTACAAAGCCCCACTCGCCGACATGCGCTTCGCCCTGTTCGACGTGCTCGACGCCGAAACCCAGTTCCAGCGCATGGGCTTCGCCGACGCCAGCCGCGACGTGCTCGACGCCGTGCTCGAGGAAGGCGCGCGCTTCACCGAAACCGTGCTCGCACCGCTCAACCGCGTCGGCGACGAAATCGGCTGCAGCTACGACAAGGCCAGCGGCGCGGTGACCACGCCGCCGGGCTTCAAGCAGGCCTACGCGCAGTACGTCGAAGGCGGCTGGGCCGGCCTGGTCTCGCCGACCGAGTTCGGCGGCCAGGGCCTGCCGCACGCGGCCGGCGTGCCGCTGAAGGAAATGATCGACGCGGCCAACCTGGCCTGGGGCAACTTCCCGCTGCTCTCGCACGGCGCCACCGAGGCGCTGCTGCACCACGGCGAGGCCTGGCAGCAGGAAGTGTTCCTCAAGCCGCTGGTCGAAGGCCGCTGGACCGGCACCATGTGCCTGACCGAACCGCACTGCGGCACCGACCTGGGCCTGCTCAAGACCCGCGCCGAACCGCAGGACGACGGCAGCTACGCCGTCACCGGCACCAAGATCTTCATCACCGCCGGCGAGCACGACTTCACCGACAACATCGTCCATCTGGTGCTGGCGCGCCTGCCGGACGCGCCGGCCGGCAGCAAGGGCATCTCGCTGTTCCTGGTGCCCAAGGTGCGCGTGGCCCGCGACGGCACGCTCGGCGGTGCCAACGCGGTGCGCTGCGGCGCGCTGGAACACAAGATGGGCATCCACGGCTCGGCCACCTGCGTGATGAACTTCGACGGCGCCCAGGGTTATCTGATCGGCCAGCCGCACAAGGGCCTGATGGCGATGTTCACCATGATGAACACCGCGCGCCTGGCGGTGGGTCTGCAAGGCCTGGGCCTGTCCGACCGCGCCCTGCAGAACGGCCTGAACTACGCGCGCGAACGCCTGCAGATGCGCGCGCTGTCCGGCGCCAAGTTCCCCGACAAGCCGGCCGATCCGATCATCGTCCACCCCGACGTGCGCCGCATGCTGCTGACCTGCAAGGCCCTGGTCGAAGGCGGCCGGGTCATGGGCTATCACGGCGCGCTGCTGGTCGATGTAGCCCACCACGCCAGCGACGCCGCCGAGCGCGAACGCGCCGACGCCCTGGTCGGCTTCATGACCCCCATCGTCAAGGCCTGCCTGACCGAATGGGGCGTGGAATGCACCTACCACGCGCTGCAGTGCTACGGCGGCCACGGCTACATCGCCGAGCACGGCATGGAGCAGCTGGCGCGCGACGCGCGCATCACCACCTTGTACGAAGGCACCACCGGCATCCAGGCGCTGGACCTGCTCGGCCGCAAGGTCATGCAGCAGCAGGGCGCCGGCCTGCGCGCGATGCTGGAGGACATCGAGACCTTCTGCGCCGCCAACGCCGGCAACGCCGCGGTCGCCGAGTTCATCGGCCCATTGCGCGAACAAGCCGCGCAGTGGCAGCAGCTGACCATGAAGATCGGCCAGCGCGCGGTCGCCGACGCCGACGAAGTGGGCGCGGCCGCTTACGACTATCTGATGTACTCCGGCTACGTCGCCCTGGCCTATTGGTGGGCGCGCAGCGTCGCCGCCGCCGAGGCCTCGGCGCAGACCCAGGCGTTCAAGGACGGCAAGCGCGAAACCGCGCGCTTCTACTACGCGCGCATCCTGCCGCGCACCCTGGCCCACGCCCAGGCCATCGCCGCGCCGCTGTCCACCCTGACCGCGCTGGACGCCGACGCGTTCGACGCCTGA
- a CDS encoding HNH endonuclease: MNWQEATCLYVRGAVAWTLGDPCLRVHGGTSRLSGEQSVIELHPIVAARGHARSHALDPTPALTNAALFARDDYLCLYCGRDFTRPHLTRDHVIPVSKGGRDIWENVVAACFHCNSRKGNRTPQQAGMPLLAVPYRPSWVEHLILSNRNILADQMAFLRNQLPKNTRLQA, translated from the coding sequence ATGAACTGGCAGGAAGCGACCTGCCTGTACGTGCGCGGCGCCGTGGCCTGGACCTTGGGCGATCCCTGCCTGCGCGTGCACGGCGGCACCAGCCGGCTCAGCGGCGAGCAGAGCGTGATCGAACTGCACCCGATCGTGGCCGCGCGCGGCCATGCCCGCAGCCATGCCCTGGACCCGACTCCCGCGCTGACCAACGCCGCGCTGTTCGCGCGCGACGACTACCTGTGCCTGTACTGCGGCCGCGACTTCACCCGACCGCACCTGACCCGCGACCACGTGATCCCGGTGTCCAAGGGCGGCCGCGACATCTGGGAGAACGTGGTCGCCGCCTGCTTCCACTGCAACTCGCGCAAGGGCAACCGCACCCCGCAGCAGGCCGGCATGCCGCTGCTGGCGGTGCCGTACCGGCCCAGCTGGGTCGAGCATCTGATCCTGTCCAACCGCAACATCCTGGCCGACCAGATGGCGTTCCTGCGCAACCAGCTGCCCAAGAACACCCGTCTGCAGGCGTGA
- the dxs gene encoding 1-deoxy-D-xylulose-5-phosphate synthase, translating into MIDPQRYPRLSRIQVPADLRQFPEEELPAIAEELRAYLIEQVALVGGHFGAGLGVIELTVALHWLYETPVDRLVWDVGHQSYPHKILTGRRDSIHTVKQKDGVAPFPKRDESEYDTLGVGHSSTSISAALGMAVALQRRGDERKVVAVIGDGAMTAGMAFEALAHAGGMTDPEPNLLVILNDNQMSISENVGGVTKMLGRLTGSRTLNALREGGKKLLGDKNKPAAKFVRRWEEHWKGMFVPSTFFEEVGFHYTGPIDGHDLPALLGAMKTLKGLKGPQLLHIITTKGKGYELAEDDQIGYHAVGPFDPEKGLVSKPGAKKPTYTDIFSDWLCDMAAADERLMGITPAMREGSGLVRFSKEYPQRYFDVAIAEQHAVTLAAGMAIEGAKPVVAIYSTFLQRGYDQLVHDVAIQNLDVLFAIDRGGVVGPDGATHAGNLDLSYLRCVPNMVVMAPADEDECRKMLSTGFGYQGPAAVRYPRGTGPGTAVQPNLDTLPIGKAEVRRNGSRVALLAFGAIVPAAEQVAAELGLTLVNMRYVKPLDRALVLELAKSHEGFVTLEDNVVAGGAGSGVAELLAAEGVLLPILHLGLPDEFQHHASREQLLAEAGLDAASIRASVLARWPQLLGAPAPRSAAL; encoded by the coding sequence ATGATCGATCCGCAGCGCTACCCGCGTCTTTCCCGCATCCAAGTTCCCGCCGACCTGCGCCAGTTCCCGGAAGAGGAACTGCCGGCCATCGCGGAGGAACTGCGCGCCTACCTGATCGAACAGGTCGCCCTGGTCGGCGGCCACTTCGGCGCCGGGCTCGGCGTGATCGAACTGACCGTGGCCCTGCACTGGCTGTACGAAACGCCGGTGGACCGCCTGGTCTGGGACGTGGGCCACCAGAGCTATCCGCACAAAATCCTCACCGGCCGCCGCGACAGCATTCACACCGTCAAGCAGAAGGACGGCGTGGCGCCGTTCCCCAAGCGCGACGAATCCGAGTACGACACGCTCGGCGTCGGCCACAGCTCCACCTCCATTTCGGCCGCGCTGGGCATGGCGGTGGCGCTGCAGCGCCGCGGCGACGAGCGCAAGGTGGTGGCGGTGATCGGCGACGGCGCGATGACCGCCGGCATGGCCTTCGAGGCGCTGGCCCATGCCGGCGGCATGACCGACCCCGAACCGAATCTGCTGGTGATCCTCAACGACAACCAGATGTCGATCTCCGAGAACGTCGGCGGCGTGACCAAGATGCTGGGCCGCCTGACCGGCAGCCGCACGCTCAACGCGCTGCGCGAGGGCGGCAAGAAATTGCTCGGCGACAAGAACAAGCCTGCGGCCAAGTTCGTGCGCCGCTGGGAAGAACACTGGAAGGGCATGTTCGTGCCTTCGACTTTCTTCGAGGAAGTCGGCTTCCACTACACCGGCCCCATCGACGGCCACGACCTGCCCGCGCTGCTGGGCGCGATGAAGACGCTCAAGGGCCTCAAGGGGCCGCAGCTGCTGCACATCATCACCACCAAGGGCAAAGGCTACGAACTGGCCGAAGACGACCAGATCGGCTACCACGCGGTGGGCCCGTTCGATCCCGAGAAGGGCCTGGTCAGCAAGCCCGGCGCCAAGAAGCCGACCTACACCGACATCTTCAGCGACTGGCTGTGCGACATGGCCGCCGCCGACGAGCGCCTGATGGGCATCACCCCGGCCATGCGCGAAGGCTCGGGCCTGGTGCGCTTCAGCAAGGAATACCCGCAGCGCTATTTCGACGTGGCCATCGCCGAGCAGCACGCGGTGACCCTGGCCGCGGGCATGGCCATCGAAGGCGCCAAGCCGGTGGTGGCGATCTATTCCACCTTCCTGCAGCGCGGTTACGACCAGCTCGTGCACGACGTGGCGATCCAGAACCTGGACGTGCTGTTCGCGATCGACCGCGGCGGCGTGGTCGGCCCCGACGGCGCGACCCATGCCGGCAACCTGGACCTGTCCTACCTGCGCTGCGTGCCGAACATGGTGGTGATGGCGCCGGCCGACGAGGACGAGTGCCGCAAGATGCTGTCCACCGGCTTTGGCTACCAGGGCCCGGCCGCGGTGCGCTACCCGCGCGGCACCGGCCCCGGCACGGCGGTGCAGCCGAACCTGGACACGCTGCCCATCGGCAAGGCCGAAGTGCGCCGCAACGGTTCGCGCGTGGCCCTGCTCGCCTTCGGCGCGATCGTACCGGCGGCCGAACAGGTCGCCGCCGAACTCGGCCTGACCCTGGTCAACATGCGCTACGTCAAACCGCTGGACCGCGCGCTGGTGCTGGAACTGGCCAAGAGCCACGAAGGCTTCGTGACCCTGGAAGACAACGTGGTCGCCGGCGGCGCCGGCAGCGGCGTGGCCGAACTGCTGGCCGCCGAAGGCGTGCTGCTGCCGATCCTGCACCTGGGCCTGCCCGACGAATTCCAGCACCACGCCAGCCGCGAACAGCTGCTGGCCGAAGCGGGCCTGGATGCGGCGTCGATACGCGCCAGCGTGCTGGCGCGCTGGCCGCAGTTGCTGGGTGCGCCCGCGCCGCGTAGCGCGGCGCTCTAA
- a CDS encoding DUF3325 domain-containing protein translates to MLWLGLCLGIAAWCLLSLGLEKHHQQAFAGAFRPRRARAMRAVGWGLLAADFALFVQGWGWAQGPVFWTAALIVSALAWSLALTLWPRASPKLAFAAALSGLATAVLLG, encoded by the coding sequence ATGTTGTGGCTGGGTTTGTGTCTGGGAATCGCCGCGTGGTGCCTGTTGAGCCTGGGGCTGGAGAAGCACCACCAGCAGGCGTTCGCGGGAGCGTTTCGGCCTAGGCGTGCACGCGCGATGCGCGCGGTGGGCTGGGGGTTGCTGGCGGCGGATTTCGCCCTGTTCGTGCAGGGCTGGGGTTGGGCGCAAGGCCCGGTCTTCTGGACGGCGGCGCTGATCGTGTCGGCCTTGGCCTGGTCGTTGGCGTTGACGCTGTGGCCCAGAGCCAGTCCGAAGTTGGCGTTCGCCGCGGCGCTGAGCGGGCTGGCTACGGCGGTATTGCTGGGCTGA